A window of the Serratia sarumanii genome harbors these coding sequences:
- the dprA gene encoding DNA-protecting protein DprA, giving the protein MRPEEIALRMRGVTGLQTVVASRIVRQLSQMGREPRSALRELGLNERQRAQFNQADPAYLAASLRWLELPAHRMLNYGAAGYPERLAQIDDAPLFLLIEGDPQALLRPQLAMVGSRQFSHYGERWANHFAAELARCGFTITSGLAIGIDGICHRAALAAGGCTVAVLGSGLANVYPRRHRRLAEQIVEQGGAVISDHLVTDLPLADHFPRRNRIISGLSQGVLVIEASLRSGTLVTARYALEQGREVFALPGPLGNPMSEGTHWLIQQGAHLVTGPKDIAELLGSGLQWLPLNENTTICASQAEVELPFADVLANVGDEVTPVDVVAERAGQPVPVVVIKLLELELAGWIAAVPGGYVRIRRASHVRRTHVLV; this is encoded by the coding sequence ATGCGGCCGGAAGAGATCGCTTTACGGATGCGAGGGGTAACGGGGCTGCAGACCGTCGTGGCCAGCCGGATCGTGCGGCAGCTATCGCAAATGGGGCGCGAGCCTCGCAGCGCGTTGCGTGAACTGGGGTTGAACGAGCGGCAGCGGGCGCAGTTCAACCAAGCGGATCCCGCTTATCTGGCGGCCAGCCTGCGTTGGCTGGAACTGCCGGCGCACCGTATGCTGAACTATGGGGCGGCCGGCTATCCGGAACGCCTGGCCCAGATCGACGATGCGCCGCTGTTTTTGCTGATCGAGGGCGATCCTCAAGCGTTGCTGCGTCCGCAGCTCGCCATGGTTGGCAGCCGGCAGTTCAGCCACTACGGCGAGCGTTGGGCCAATCATTTCGCCGCGGAATTGGCGCGTTGCGGTTTCACCATCACCAGCGGTTTGGCGATCGGCATCGACGGCATTTGCCATCGCGCAGCGCTGGCGGCCGGCGGTTGCACGGTAGCGGTATTGGGCAGCGGGTTGGCCAATGTTTATCCACGCCGGCACCGCAGGCTCGCGGAGCAGATTGTCGAGCAGGGCGGCGCGGTGATTTCGGATCATTTGGTCACCGATTTGCCTCTGGCCGACCATTTTCCGCGCCGCAACCGTATTATCAGCGGGCTGAGCCAGGGCGTTCTGGTCATAGAAGCCTCGTTGCGCAGCGGTACCCTGGTGACGGCCCGCTATGCGCTGGAGCAGGGGCGTGAGGTATTCGCCTTGCCGGGGCCGTTAGGGAACCCGATGAGCGAAGGCACGCACTGGCTAATTCAGCAGGGCGCGCATCTGGTTACCGGGCCGAAAGATATCGCAGAATTGCTGGGAAGCGGCCTTCAATGGCTGCCACTGAACGAAAATACAACTATTTGTGCGTCGCAGGCTGAAGTTGAATTGCCATTTGCCGATGTGTTGGCTAACGTAGGAGATGAGGTGACACCTGTTGACGTCGTCGCTGAACGTGCCGGCCAACCTGTGCCAGTGGTGGTAATCAAGTTACTCGAACTGGAGTTAGCAGGGTGGATCGCAGCTGTACCCGGCGGCTATGTCCGAATAAGGAGGGCAAGCCATGTTCGACGTACTCATGTACTTGTTTGA
- the def gene encoding peptide deformylase codes for MSVLQVLHFPDERLRKIAAPVKEVNADIQRIVDDMFETMYAEEGIGLAATQVDIHQRIIVIDVSENRDQRLVLINPELLEKSGETGIEEGCLSIPEQRALVPRAAQVKIRALDREGKPFELEADDLLAICIQHEMDHLMGKLFVDYLSPLKRQRIRQKLEKMAKLQARA; via the coding sequence ATGTCAGTCTTGCAGGTATTACATTTCCCAGACGAGCGTCTGCGCAAAATCGCAGCGCCGGTAAAAGAAGTCAATGCAGATATCCAGCGCATCGTGGATGATATGTTTGAAACCATGTACGCAGAGGAAGGCATTGGCTTGGCTGCGACTCAGGTGGATATCCATCAGCGCATTATCGTGATCGACGTCTCCGAGAATCGCGATCAGCGCCTGGTGCTGATCAACCCGGAGCTGCTGGAAAAGAGCGGCGAAACCGGCATCGAGGAAGGCTGTCTTTCCATTCCCGAGCAGCGTGCGTTGGTACCACGTGCCGCGCAGGTGAAGATCCGCGCGCTGGATCGCGAAGGCAAACCTTTCGAACTGGAAGCGGACGATCTGCTGGCGATCTGCATCCAGCACGAGATGGATCACCTGATGGGTAAACTGTTCGTCGATTACCTGTCGCCGCTCAAGCGTCAGCGCATTCGTCAGAAACTGGAAAAAATGGCCAAGCTTCAAGCCCGCGCCTAA
- the fmt gene encoding methionyl-tRNA formyltransferase: MSDSLRIIFAGTPDFAARHLDALLSSEHQIVGVFTQPDRPAGRGNKLTPSPVKVLAEQHQLPVFQPKSLRPEENQRLVADLNADVMVVVAYGLILPQAVLDMPRLGCINVHGSLLPRWRGAAPIQRSLWAGDSETGVTIMQMDVGLDTGDMMHKIACPIESSDTSASLYDKLAQLGPQGMLTTLRQMADGSATREVQDDALVTYAEKLSKEEARLDWTLSAEQLERCIRAFNPWPISYFTIDDQPVKVWQASVLAQSANAEPGTVVHADKHGIQVATADGILNLIQLQPAGKKPMSAQDLLNSRREWFTPGNRL, translated from the coding sequence GTGTCTGACTCTTTACGGATTATTTTCGCCGGAACACCAGACTTCGCAGCGCGTCATCTTGACGCGCTGTTGTCATCTGAGCACCAGATTGTCGGCGTTTTTACCCAGCCCGACCGCCCGGCAGGCCGCGGCAACAAGCTGACGCCAAGCCCGGTAAAAGTGCTGGCTGAGCAACACCAACTGCCGGTATTTCAGCCCAAATCGCTGCGCCCCGAAGAGAACCAGCGCCTGGTGGCCGATCTTAACGCCGACGTGATGGTGGTGGTTGCCTACGGGCTGATCCTGCCGCAGGCGGTGCTGGATATGCCGCGTCTAGGTTGCATCAACGTACATGGCTCGCTGCTGCCTCGCTGGCGCGGTGCGGCGCCGATCCAGCGCTCGCTCTGGGCCGGCGACAGCGAAACCGGCGTGACCATCATGCAGATGGACGTCGGTCTCGATACCGGCGACATGATGCACAAGATTGCCTGCCCGATTGAGAGCAGCGATACCAGCGCCAGTCTCTACGACAAGCTGGCGCAGCTCGGCCCGCAGGGCATGCTGACGACGCTGCGCCAAATGGCCGACGGCAGCGCCACCCGCGAAGTGCAAGACGACGCGCTGGTCACCTACGCCGAGAAGCTGAGCAAAGAAGAAGCTCGCCTGGACTGGACGCTGTCCGCCGAACAACTGGAGCGCTGCATCCGCGCCTTCAACCCTTGGCCGATCAGCTACTTCACCATCGACGATCAACCGGTGAAAGTCTGGCAAGCCAGCGTACTGGCGCAAAGCGCCAATGCGGAGCCGGGCACCGTTGTCCATGCCGACAAGCACGGCATTCAGGTGGCGACCGCCGACGGCATCCTCAATCTGATCCAACTGCAGCCCGCCGGCAAGAAACCGATGTCGGCGCAGGACCTGTTAAATTCACGCCGTGAATGGTTTACCCCGGGTAACCGGCTGTAA